A window of Castanea sativa cultivar Marrone di Chiusa Pesio chromosome 1, ASM4071231v1 contains these coding sequences:
- the LOC142633805 gene encoding MA3 DOMAIN-CONTAINING TRANSLATION REGULATORY FACTOR 2 gives MEFRDGSASNEHQEVHKSAIEGAHHLSVSSLRISPKSSRSPNSPRSPRSPSSPSVPKSPRSAIIPKSPRSPSVPKSPRSPRVHGKGSPLKNDRHSHSLIDGRPKKGGSGGKGTWGGLLDVDDNYFIDPNDPNYDSSEECEHSDVRKSTEEFEEYKKKATIIVEEYFATDDVASTSSELRELGKPGYSYYFVKKLVSMAMDRHDKEKEMAAALLSALYADVISPPQVYKGFSKLVKSADDLIVDIPDTVDVLALFIARAVVDDILPPAFLTKELVSSPEYSKGVEVLKRADKGYLSAPLHADFIERRWGGSKNKTVEDVKARINNLLIEYVVSGDQKEACRCINDLKVPFFHHEIVKRALIMAMERRQAEGRLLDLLKEAAEEGLINSSQISKGFGRMIDTVEDLSLDIPNAKAILQSLISKAASEGWLCASSLKSLSLEPEKQALDVSEARIFKMKAQSIIQEYFLSADISEVNSCLESENKTCSAELNAIFVKKLITLAMDRKNREKEMASVLLSSLCFPADDVVNGFVMLIESADDTALDNPVVVEDLAMFLARAEVDEVLAPQHLEEIGSQSLGSESIGSKVLKMARSLLKARLSGERILRCWGGGGSSRPGWAVEDVKDKIGKLLEEFESGGDIREACRCIKELGMPFFHHEVVKKALVTTMEKKNERLWGLLEECYGSGLITMNQMSKGFGRVAESLDDLALDVPDANKQFTHYVERAKIAGWLDSSFCLSR, from the exons ATGGAGTTCAGAGATGGTTCTGCATCAAATGAGCATCAGGAGGTTCACAAATCTGCTATAGAGGGTGCACATCATTTATCTGTTTCTTCATTGCGGATTTCTCCCAAGTCTTCAAGGTCCCCAAACTCACCAAGGTCCCCCAGGTCACCAAGTTCGCCAAGTGTTCCAAAGTCTCCGAGGTCTGCAATTATTCCAAAGTCTCCAAGGTCCCCAAGTGTCCCAAAGTCTCCAAGGTCCCCAAGGGTGCATGGCAAGGGAAGTCCACTCAAGAATGATAGGCATTCACATTCTTTGATAGATGGGCGTCCTAAAAAAG GTGGTTCGGGGGGAAAAGGTACCTGGGGAGGGTTACTTGATGTAGACGATAACTATTTTATTGACCCTAATGACCCAAACTATGATAGCAGTGAG GAGTGTGAACATTCAGATGTAAGAAAGTCAACAGAAGAGTTTGAGGAGTACAAAAAGAAGGCTACCATAATAGTGGAGGAATACTTCGCCACTGATGATGTTGCCTCTACTTCGAGTGAACTGAGAGAACTTGGAAAGCCCGGATATAGCTACTATTTTGTGAAAAAGCTCGTGTCTATGGCTATGGATAGGCatgacaaagagaaagaaatggcTGCTGCTCTGTTATCTGCACTTTATGCCGACGTCATTAGCCCCCCACAAGTTTACAAAGGTTTCAGTAAATTAGTGAAATCTGCAGATGACTTGATTGTAGATATACCTGACACAGTCGATGttcttgcactgttcatagcTCGAGCTGTGGTTGATGACATACTTCCTCCGGCATTTTTAACTAAAGAATTGGTTTCCTCACCTGAATATTCTAAAGGGGTTGAAGTCTTAAAAAGAGCTGACAAGGGATATTTATCAGCCCCTCTCCATGCTGATTTTATTGAGCGGCGATGGGGGGGTAGCAAGAATAAAACAGTTGAGGATGTGAAGGCTAGGATAAACAATTTGTTAATTGAATATGTGGTGAGTGGCGACCAAAAAGAGGCTTGCAGATGCATCAATGATTTGAAAGTTCCATTCTTCCACCATGAAATAGTTAAAAGGGCTCttataatggcaatggagaggCGGCAAGCTGAAGGCCGGCTACTGGATTTGCTGAAGGAAGCTGCTGAAGAAGGATTAATTAACTCAAGTCAAATATCAAAGGGATTTGGTCGGATGATTGACACTGTTGAGGACTTATCACTTGACATACCTAATGCGAAGGCAATATTGCAGTCATTGATCTCTAAGGCAGCATCAGAGGGATGGCTGTGCGCTTCATCTTTGAAGTCCCTCTCATTGGAGCCAGAAAAGCAAGCACTAGATGTCAGTGAAGCTAGAATTTTCAAGATGAAGGCTCAATCCATTATTCAAGAGTACTTCTTGTCTGCTGATATTTCAGAGGTAAACAGTTGTCTAGAATCAGAAAACAAGACTTGTTCAGCAGAATTGAATGCTATTTTTGTTAAGAAACTGATAACTCTAGCAATGGACCGGAAGAATAGGGAGAAGGAAATGGCTTCTGTATTACTGTCATCTTTGTGTTTCCCAGCTGATGATGTTGTAAATGGGTTTGTGATGCTGATAGAATCTGCAGATGACACTGCTCTGGATAATCCAGTTGTTGTTGAggatcttgcaatgtttttagCTAGAGCAGAAGTGGATGAAGTCCTAGCCCCCCAACACTTGGAAGAGATTGGAAGCCAGAGTTTAGGGTCAGAGTCGATTGGGAGCAAAGTGCTTAAAATGGCAAGGTCATTGCTAAAGGCTCGACTTTCTGGGGAGCGCATCTTGAGGTGTTGGGGTGGTGGAGGAAGCAGCAGGCCTGGGTGGGCAGTCGAGGATGTCAAGGACAAGATTGGAAAGTTGCTTGAAGAGTTTGAGTCTGGAGGAGACATTAGAGAGGCTTGTCGCTGCATAAAGGAGTTGGGCATGCCATTTTTTCACCATGAGGTTGTTAAGAAAGCTTTGGTGACAACTatggagaagaagaatgaaagaTTATGGGGTTTGCTTGAGGAGTGTTATGGCTCTGGGCTCATAACTATGAATCAGATGTCTAAGGGTTTTGGGAGGGTTGCAGAATCTCTTGATGACTTGGCTTTGGATGTTCCTGATGCTAATAAACAATTTACACATTATGTTGAACGAGCGAAGATTGCAGGGTGGTTGGATTCGTCATTCTGTCTCAGCAGATGA